Proteins co-encoded in one Leptospira inadai serovar Lyme str. 10 genomic window:
- a CDS encoding class I SAM-dependent methyltransferase translates to MNAANQICYLCESRKNKTIFIENEIPIVRCLICNHVFSTYKQEEHFENYWDAEESEYDLNWWDTAHREIYKDFITSFLTEPNGKILDVGCGLGFFIKMLQDERPEWEAFGYEISKSAVKFARKRNGLKNVRSGIVQASGLPKESFDIITLWDVLEHIPKPQDLLTYLFTLLKPGGFLFIQTPNFPVQLLKAKLKVLVKGMVSDGHYLEAKDHINDYSEETIKLLSKQCGFSSVDFTILKPIAAVSGSNAKLGIFLKKIYYFSTLVFWHLTFKRLNLNLTLFALLRKN, encoded by the coding sequence TTGAATGCCGCCAATCAGATTTGCTATTTATGCGAAAGCCGAAAAAATAAAACTATCTTTATTGAAAATGAGATCCCGATCGTTCGCTGCTTAATTTGCAACCACGTATTTTCTACCTATAAGCAAGAAGAGCATTTTGAAAACTATTGGGATGCGGAAGAAAGCGAATACGATTTGAATTGGTGGGACACCGCCCATCGAGAAATTTATAAAGATTTTATTACAAGCTTTCTAACCGAACCGAATGGGAAAATTTTAGACGTCGGTTGCGGATTGGGGTTCTTCATTAAGATGCTCCAGGATGAACGGCCCGAATGGGAAGCTTTCGGTTACGAAATATCGAAGAGCGCAGTTAAATTCGCGAGGAAGCGGAACGGACTTAAAAACGTTCGATCCGGTATAGTTCAGGCCAGCGGTTTGCCCAAAGAAAGTTTTGATATTATAACTCTTTGGGACGTTTTAGAGCATATTCCGAAACCTCAAGATTTACTAACGTATTTATTCACATTATTAAAACCAGGCGGTTTTTTATTCATTCAAACTCCGAATTTTCCGGTTCAGCTTCTTAAAGCGAAACTGAAAGTGCTAGTGAAAGGGATGGTGAGCGACGGTCATTATCTCGAAGCCAAAGATCATATAAACGATTATTCGGAAGAAACAATAAAGTTACTTTCCAAACAATGCGGTTTTTCTTCCGTCGATTTTACGATCTTGAAACCGATCGCGGCAGTGTCCGGCTCTAACGCAAAATTAGGAATATTTTTAAAAAAGATTTATTATTTTAGCACATTAGTTTTTTGGCATCTGACTTTTAAAAGACTTAACCTTAATCTTACTTTGTTCGCTTTATTGCGTAAAAATTGA
- a CDS encoding copper resistance protein CopD has translation MLFFVFVFGPVYRDPEFLSIKSRLLFKIAIQFRRISYYIFIILLSSGIVVAYFKGYFLSYYQLSYWMSSHGRILILKMTLFLLLVINSIIHDFFIGPIAFKEMQLNSELWLKSRKYASFFGRSNLFISLLIAILGLAYSRGLGF, from the coding sequence ATGTTATTTTTTGTGTTCGTATTTGGACCGGTCTATCGGGATCCCGAGTTTTTATCGATAAAGAGTCGGTTACTTTTCAAAATCGCGATTCAATTTCGAAGAATTTCGTATTACATATTTATAATTCTTCTTTCGTCCGGGATAGTTGTCGCTTACTTTAAAGGTTATTTCCTTTCTTATTATCAATTATCCTATTGGATGTCTTCACACGGCAGAATTTTGATCCTTAAAATGACCTTATTTCTGCTTTTGGTAATCAATTCGATCATTCATGATTTTTTCATCGGTCCGATCGCTTTTAAAGAAATGCAATTGAATTCGGAACTTTGGCTTAAGAGCCGAAAATACGCCTCGTTTTTCGGGCGCAGTAACCTTTTTATTTCCTTACTGATCGCGATCCTCGGACTTGCCTATTCTAGAGGTTTAGGATTTTAA
- a CDS encoding OmpP1/FadL family transporter — translation MRMIIRITITKIIPTFNKGTASRFLLLNILFWKVSPIIGFQGIMQTSFGARQAGMGGAFQGVGGSVMDLESNPSHLARLAGPKFEIGTSGHFPKIKYSDSFMDQSSALIYENNINESPRAIFPYIGYIAPVSSRLGVGVALYSQGGGGGSFSNITRISQGKESLNDTLRANVPLLGTDRKVKEDLEFKFMLSKLTFGSGYRFRKLCLGIGIDLVYAFMEMKKTNQDMSRSLRLPGSLAYSSDPSYAFSGKLGLSYELTDVIRVAYSYTARSVLHLDGTMKIEDVNPIIQNVSRVSRNMIWPDRHVFGISYHKSSWIFDLDIKFIPWSQSFRTSKFALEQPLLTTPIGTETNTMLMNFRWRDQYCFAFGMEYQWNYGIRLRSGYSYAKTPTTPQGLNPMLGTTNEHHLAGGIGYYAENSAIHFAIEYGFPKTIKGSEFSDWSLAHSVFSKNEIQLYQFQFAKSVSVLSMYLGFEKNI, via the coding sequence ATGAGAATGATAATCAGAATTACTATTACTAAAATCATTCCTACATTTAACAAAGGAACCGCCTCTCGTTTCCTTCTCCTAAATATATTATTCTGGAAAGTTTCCCCGATTATCGGTTTCCAGGGAATCATGCAGACCTCCTTTGGGGCGAGACAGGCCGGAATGGGAGGCGCATTTCAAGGCGTAGGTGGTTCCGTCATGGATTTGGAATCCAACCCTTCACATCTGGCTCGACTTGCAGGTCCTAAATTCGAAATCGGGACTTCGGGACATTTTCCGAAAATTAAATATTCTGATTCCTTTATGGACCAGAGCAGTGCATTGATTTATGAAAACAATATCAATGAAAGTCCGCGGGCGATCTTTCCATATATCGGCTATATTGCTCCCGTATCCAGCCGATTAGGGGTTGGAGTCGCTTTATATTCGCAAGGAGGAGGCGGGGGTTCCTTTTCGAATATTACCCGAATTTCACAGGGAAAAGAAAGTTTGAATGATACCTTACGTGCGAATGTCCCTTTGTTGGGGACTGATCGGAAAGTAAAAGAGGACTTGGAGTTTAAATTCATGCTTTCGAAGCTTACTTTCGGTTCCGGTTATAGATTTCGAAAATTATGTTTGGGCATCGGTATCGATTTGGTCTACGCGTTCATGGAGATGAAGAAAACGAATCAAGATATGAGTCGAAGTTTACGGTTACCCGGTAGTTTGGCTTACAGTAGCGATCCATCCTACGCATTTAGCGGGAAACTTGGGTTATCTTACGAATTAACGGATGTTATTCGAGTGGCCTACTCCTATACCGCAAGGAGTGTTTTGCATTTGGACGGTACGATGAAGATAGAGGATGTGAATCCGATTATACAGAATGTGTCTCGAGTTTCGAGAAATATGATTTGGCCGGATCGTCATGTATTCGGAATTTCTTATCACAAGAGTTCCTGGATTTTCGATTTAGATATAAAATTCATTCCTTGGTCCCAAAGTTTTAGAACGAGTAAATTTGCGTTGGAACAACCGCTGCTTACGACGCCGATCGGCACAGAGACTAATACGATGCTGATGAATTTCAGATGGCGGGACCAGTATTGTTTTGCGTTCGGAATGGAGTATCAATGGAATTACGGAATTCGATTAAGGAGCGGGTATAGTTATGCAAAAACTCCGACAACGCCCCAGGGATTGAATCCTATGTTAGGAACTACGAACGAACATCATTTAGCCGGCGGAATCGGTTATTACGCGGAAAATTCAGCAATTCATTTTGCAATAGAATACGGATTTCCGAAAACGATAAAAGGAAGCGAATTCTCGGATTGGAGTTTAGCACATTCCGTATTTTCAAAAAATGAAATACAATTGTACCAGTTTCAGTTTGCTAAATCCGTTTCCGTTTTGAGTATGTATTTAGGCTTCGAGAAAAATATATAG